From Nitratidesulfovibrio vulgaris str. Hildenborough, a single genomic window includes:
- the buk gene encoding butyrate kinase — MSASQRHDRGAERILVINPGSTTTKVALFEGEVPLFDETVEHGKESLRAFPAVTDQFAFRLRAVKDVLEHHGVLDTPLDAVAGRGGLLAPMQGGTWRVGPAMLATLAEARHGEHPCNLGAALARHFADLHGVEAYIVDPVVTDEMDDVARYTGLPQIRRRSVFHALSHRAAARVAASRCGVAYEEGRFLVAHMGGGVSVAAHRCGRIVDVVNALDGDGPITAERTGRLPVLPVLDLIERGLQTFESMRRIVLREGGLWAHCGTNDLREVERRMETGDAAAAAIFDALAYTIAKELASLAPAVLGTARGGVTTVTAVVLTGGMARSVRLTSRLEAHLGWLGPMVVLPDVEEMRALTQGVLRVLRGEEVAKEYV; from the coding sequence GTGAGCGCCTCGCAACGGCATGACCGGGGGGCCGAGCGCATCCTGGTCATCAATCCCGGTTCGACCACGACCAAGGTGGCCCTCTTCGAGGGCGAAGTGCCGTTGTTCGACGAGACCGTCGAACATGGCAAGGAGTCGTTGCGTGCCTTTCCCGCAGTGACCGACCAGTTCGCCTTCCGGCTGCGTGCGGTGAAGGACGTGCTGGAACACCACGGCGTTCTCGACACGCCGCTGGACGCCGTGGCAGGGCGGGGCGGGCTGCTGGCCCCCATGCAGGGTGGCACGTGGCGCGTCGGGCCAGCCATGCTGGCGACGCTTGCAGAGGCGCGCCATGGCGAGCATCCGTGCAACCTCGGTGCGGCGCTGGCGAGGCATTTCGCCGACCTGCATGGTGTCGAGGCCTACATCGTCGACCCCGTGGTGACGGATGAGATGGATGACGTGGCCCGGTACACCGGTCTGCCGCAGATACGTCGGCGTAGCGTCTTCCATGCGCTCAGCCATCGCGCTGCGGCGCGTGTGGCAGCGTCGAGGTGCGGTGTCGCCTATGAAGAGGGGCGCTTCCTCGTGGCCCATATGGGTGGCGGGGTCTCGGTGGCGGCGCATCGCTGCGGGCGTATCGTCGACGTGGTCAACGCCCTCGACGGCGATGGTCCCATCACCGCCGAACGCACCGGGCGATTGCCCGTGCTGCCGGTTCTCGACCTGATAGAGCGCGGTCTGCAGACCTTCGAATCCATGCGGCGCATCGTGCTGCGTGAGGGCGGGCTGTGGGCGCATTGCGGCACCAACGACCTGCGCGAGGTCGAACGGCGCATGGAGACCGGGGATGCTGCCGCCGCCGCGATTTTCGACGCTCTCGCCTATACCATCGCCAAGGAACTCGCTTCGCTGGCGCCCGCCGTCCTCGGTACGGCGCGAGGAGGCGTCACTACGGTCACCGCAGTGGTGCTCACCGGGGGCATGGCTCGCAGTGTGCGTCTGACATCACGCCTCGAAGCCCATCTCGGCTGGCTTGGGCCGATGGTGGTTCTGCCCGACGTGGAGGAGATGCGCGCGCTGACACAGGGTGTGCTTCGCGTCCTGCGAGGTGAGGAAGTGGCGAAGGAATACGTCTGA